Below is a window of Scylla paramamosain isolate STU-SP2022 unplaced genomic scaffold, ASM3559412v1 Contig67, whole genome shotgun sequence DNA.
GGGTGGAATGTTGGTGGAAgagtgttggtagtgatggtgaaagtgactggcttgtggtgaaggtggttgtgattgttggggatggtggtggttgtgtaatAGTGGTAGGGATATCGGACCTAACGGTGTTGTGGTTGCTGGGTGCGGTTGAgggctggggtggtggtggtggtggtggtgacggtgatgctACGGTTGTCAAGGTTTATAGGGagatggtcgtgtgtgtgtgtgtgtgtgtgtgtgtactcctgtAACTAGCAAACTGGTGTCACTCGTTCACTTGTTTCACCTCCCTGTTTcagaccttccttctctcccctcccctcacatcccgctcccttcctcccctgcccgccagcctctccccactcttccccgcctgctctcccctgctcctcgtGTTCCAGGTGGCTGTTACCTTATCTGATTTAATATATAATGGTTTTTATTTGAGATCGAAGCTCCACGTAATGAAAGGCAGAAATCTGTGCTTTTGATTACTTTTATTGCACTATTGATGTAAACTTACAATACAAAACTAATTCTATTGGGAAATGAGTGTATATTTAAACAACTCCATCTATATAATGACCTGTGTGATGTGacatcagcgagagagagagagagagtaataatattagtaaatgAGGCAAAATTTTAACGTTATTGACtctgataatgaaaattaaatgacTGAGATTGCAGTTAAGTAAGTTGAGAAGTTGAGCAAATAAATACGAgcaggctgtctgtctgtccgtctttcaatcaatcaaacagtcagtctgttgatggaggactggtggagagagcaccctgtgtctgtttgtctgtctgtctttcagtcagtcagtcagtcaatctgttgatggaggactggtgaagagagcagcctgtgtttgtctgtctgtctttcagtcagtcaatctgttgatgggggacaggtggagagagcaatctgtgtctgtctgtctgtctttcagtcagtcaatctgttgatggaggactggtggagagagcagcatgtgtctgtctgtctgtctttcagtcagtctgtcagtcaatctgttgatggaggactggtggagagagcagcatgtgtctgtctgtctgtctttcagtcagtctgtcagtcaatctgttgatgggggactggtggagagagcaatctgtgtctgtctgtctgtctttcagtcagtcaatctgttgatgggggactggtggagagagcagcctgtgtttgtctgtctgtctttcagtcagtcaatctgttgatgggggactggtggagagagcagcctgtgtttgtctgtctgtctttcagtcagtcaatctgttgatgggggactggtggagagagcagcctgtgtttgtctgtctgtctttcagtcagtcaatctgttgatgggggactggtggagagagcagcctgtgtctgtctgtctctcagtcagtcaatctgttgatgggggactggtggagagggcaatctgtgtctgtctgccgaCGTGATTCCTGCCTCCATTGTTTCATTACATATGAAAACTACAAGAACGATAAgtattggttttatttattaattgactgatgtgtggtggtggaggtggtggtggcattagtAGTATTTAGGTGTTCAACTTAATAGGGAATGAAGGTAATGCATATGCGCTGGTGGCTTGAAAGTAACaagtggtgatgaaaggtggtggttTGAGATGGTGGCAGGGCCTGTTACCACCTTCACTGTCCCAAGTCAAGGAGGGAGGCACTTCATTATTGTTACACCTGCTGTTTTACTcacctacttttctctctctctctctctctctctctcattttatatttgcctgttgttctttttcttcctcttcccaaatCCAATCAAACTATTTTTGTTGCCATTTTGAGTgttaacacaacctaacctaacctttccttgtcttatttatttactttttctttttttttgtatttctaagTGTCTCTAAGCCTTTTTAAGTGGTAACCTACTTTAATGTAACCTCTCATCACTATTGCAGAGGAGATAATTGGTGggctgtgtgtggtgagtgcCACATTGTCTGTGAGGGACCCTCAGAGCCACACAGCACCAGCTGCAAcagctacagcagcagcagcagcaggaggaaatgGCATCCACCTTCTACCTCACCCAGTGTCACtggggcctcctcctcctccagcagctggcCAGGGTGCAGGGACAGGATGAGCAAGGtgaagagtggtggtggtggtagaatggATAGCAATGTTCAGTATGGTAGTAAAAATGCTAGTAGAGCTCctggattatatatttttagtagtagtagtagtagttccagcGTTTGTTGAAATATACTGGTAATtatacactaataataataataataataataataatgcatctATCCAGCCCATTATTGTTGTGTAGAGTTGAGGTGCAAACAAACACCTGTAAGTGTGGACTGCCTTTATTCATCagtcacacatacaaaacacaacaacaactaacacataaacaacaacaacacaatcaacacatcatttaataacaaacagacaacactaacaaaacaaacTCTGTTAATATTCCTTGtaaattgtgaaagaaaacaaaaaaggaaaacaaagatgatgataatggtggtctTTCCCCAGCAGGTGGTGACAGAGAGGGTGGCCagcttgtccctccctcctgccaccCAGCCACAGCACTGGCAGTTGCTGCAGTGAGACTGCCCAGGCACAAGTTTGTGCACGTGTCCAGGACGTGAAGGTGATGGGAACGTGTCCTGTAGGAGGGAGCAGAGCTGTAACAGTACCTGAGtctgctgctgtgctgggaggagaaaaacatcagcagtagttagtagtggtagtagaagtattcaGCAGTGGTGgggctctgctgctgctgctgctgctgctggcagtGGTGCAGCTGTTCACTCCTCCACAGCTGCTGCCTTCCCTCACCTACAATGAACAACTATGAACAATACCTCTCGTGCAATCAGGCAGCGCTCAGCTGTACTCACCAATAGACTGACCACTAAGAATTACCTGTGGGCCACATGACAAGGCCCACGCCAGCCAGGCTTGGTTGccaatcaataacaacaacaacaacaacaacatctcgtGCAATGAAGAACactgaataacaacaacacctctCCCCTGCATCATCAACAATCAACAACATCTGCTTTGTTTCACTCATGCtggcctgtctctctctctctctctctctctctctctctctctctctctctcctcacctcacctcaggcCACAGCGCCACAGTATGtccccccacagtatgtttacaaacccaCAGTGACTCCCCACAGCCCCTCACCAATAAGTgatcccctcacacacacacacacacacacacacacacacacacacacagcataacatATACAAACGCTGCATCTTGTACAATGGCCACAATAAAGAATGGACACACAAAATGGACAAACTTAATTTTGTTCCGACCTGCGTGAATGTAGTGAAGCTCAACATGTACAAGTGAACAGTGAGGAGTGTATTAGATTCAAGACTCAAAGATATTATACACAAAGTACAGGACACAGGTTGATGATGAGTATGGTGAGTCAAGCATTCATCTGTAGCTGGTCTGCCTCTTGAAGCACAGCACTGACCTCTTGTCCCACTTGTTCCAGCAGTCCCTCACTGATCTGTGTGGCAACAGCAGTACTagtgctgtgtgtttgtgtgtgtgtgtgtgtgtttagttcaaatcaagtgggttttcaagggtgtttttacaacagcaacaacaacaaaaacaacaacttactttctcttttttctccttcgcctcctgccctcttctccttctcatgctcttcctcttcttcctcctcctcctcctcatcttccttctcttcctcctcctctttcttctgtgctgtgcttgtcctcctcttcttcccagcttcctcctcttcctcttcctcttgtgtcttCCCCAAGAGTTCAGGGAAGACTGGAATCCTTGCCAGTAACTTCAGGTCCTCTTCAAAACTgcaagtaatagtagtagtagtagtggtagtagtagtagttgtagtagtgacacacacacacacacacacactccaaccatttttctatctctttactcctctctcctctcttctcctcctcctcctcctcatcttcctcctcctcctctcctaattGGTGAGTTGCCAGGAAGAGTGAAGAGTCACACACAACTGTAGGAGAGacttgtaaataataaaaaaaatatgcaagacattctctccacctccctctcttctttcctccatatctccctccacaagttatctccaggcttctcctccctcacagaccttcctccatgctccctccatctttccttcaatcctgactatcctgcAACACTTGCTTCATGAttaaaatagtgcttttgttagTCTGACATGACAACcacacatttttccctccaccaacctctcttctctcctccatatctcccaAAAGTTACCTGCAGGCTTCTCCTCCCTcgcagaccttcctccatgttccctccacctctcctccaaccttgacacacacacacacacacacacttacaagtaAAGCAGGGCGACCTTCTCCTCCCGGCCACTGAGATTACAAAGTTTTGCTGGAATGCATCATGTCTTACTCTGAAGGCTGCCACAACATCTTCCGAGTTGCCCAACACTACTGCCCagcctgcagtagtagtagtagtagttgtagttgtagttgcagttgtagttgtagtagtagtagtagtaatggacagaggaaagaaagaggaagagaaggagagagacaaattCATAAcaattatctcttcttcctcttggttccctcttctcttctacatctttttctctttcttccactctacctttcctcttcttcttccgcttTCCTCCTGTGACCTTCAGAACCCCCTGTGACCTTCATTTTGACACACTAACAACATTCACATTtgaaaaacctaacttaacctaacctgaccttgtTGCTACAGATGCTGGTTGTGAACAAGTTTGCGGCACATTCTAGTGACCTCACTGGCGTGCTCGTAAAACTGCTGCGCTAACTGTGTCCGCACCACCACACTGTTGTAGGTGGCTGGCATGTTGAGGCACCCCTCCACCTGTGcctgcaacagtagtagtagtagtagtagtagtagtagtagttcaataaaataaagctgaataaacaaataaacaaacactcacacacacacacacacacacacacacacacacacacacacacacaataaaataacagaatatcAAGGAGAAAAAGTTGTATTTGGCAGTGGTCAGAGGTGAGGTCAGCCAGGAAGGTGAGAGGTCAGTGGGGAGGGCTGCAGCCTGGGGTGGTACGGCCAGCACAGGGAGAGTGACCACAAGGATGAAGGGatgagtgctgctgctgctgctgctgtcca
It encodes the following:
- the LOC135098503 gene encoding uncharacterized protein LOC135098503; this translates as MLWWTAVWGERWMPSFSPLPSLPALFLACLPPSPRSSSPALPCPSCPRPRREDTHLGVSRILLTHRGDNWWAVCGECHIVCEGPSEPHSTSCNSYSSSSSRRKWHPPSTSPSVTGASSSSSSWPGCRDRMSKQVVTERVASLSLPPATQPQHWQLLQ